From one Stieleria sp. JC731 genomic stretch:
- a CDS encoding glycerophosphodiester phosphodiesterase, with protein sequence MNTNRYLQRLKSASALVAFGICVLVNVGSGYAQSKTDKVYWQAHRGGGAHEAPDNTIGAAMYTWNLGGIPEVDVRTTKDDVIICLHDATLARTTTAPQRLRNIKVKELDFAEVRKWDAGIGFSDDFKGEVVPMLEEVFQKMQEDQNRLVYLDIKDVDLAKLGQLIDQYRVNEQILIASPRQSDCKTLKSITKGLRTMIWIGGTAEEIKSKFDKVVQSEFDGVDQVQLHLHDKATPDGSRYQLEPSYLASALTKTRDAEIDLEVFPFHFDDSSLTALLELGIRWYATDEPKRFTDVVQGWRSSN encoded by the coding sequence ATGAATACAAACCGATATCTTCAACGGCTGAAATCTGCGTCGGCTTTAGTCGCTTTTGGCATCTGTGTCTTAGTCAATGTTGGAAGCGGCTATGCCCAATCAAAGACCGACAAAGTCTATTGGCAGGCCCATCGTGGTGGCGGCGCACATGAGGCACCTGACAATACGATCGGCGCCGCGATGTATACATGGAATTTAGGTGGGATTCCGGAAGTCGACGTGCGTACCACCAAAGACGATGTCATTATTTGTCTGCATGACGCAACCTTAGCCCGAACGACAACCGCGCCACAGCGACTTCGCAACATCAAGGTCAAGGAACTGGATTTTGCAGAGGTTCGCAAGTGGGACGCAGGGATCGGATTTAGTGATGACTTCAAAGGCGAAGTCGTTCCGATGCTCGAAGAGGTCTTTCAAAAGATGCAGGAAGATCAGAACCGTCTGGTGTATCTGGATATCAAGGATGTTGACCTGGCCAAGCTTGGTCAGCTGATCGATCAGTATCGCGTCAACGAACAGATCTTAATTGCCAGTCCCAGGCAGTCGGATTGCAAGACGCTCAAGTCGATTACCAAAGGGCTGCGAACGATGATCTGGATCGGAGGGACCGCTGAAGAGATCAAATCCAAGTTCGACAAAGTCGTCCAATCGGAATTTGATGGCGTCGATCAGGTGCAGCTTCATCTACATGACAAAGCAACCCCGGATGGGTCTCGGTATCAGCTTGAGCCCAGCTATCTCGCATCTGCACTAACGAAAACGCGGGATGCCGAGATCGATCTGGAAGTGTTTCCATTTCATTTCGACGACTCGTCACTAACCGCTCTGCTGGAATTAGGGATTCGCTGGTACGCAACCGACGAACCCAAACGATTCACTGACGTCGTGCAAGGCTGGCGTTCATCCAACTAG
- a CDS encoding alpha/beta hydrolase, whose protein sequence is MKLRMVKSPSRLLVCVTVVSMLCGSSLGNVAIAQSTDDGYREVIYGHKDGLAMTFDVFDPTVTANGAAVVFIVSGGWRSKWNPPEQTKFILSPFMASGYKVFAVRHGSSPRYSIAEAVSDVRQAIRVIRRDSETYKIDPERIGVIGMSAGGHLTLMLATTGDDGDFDGKTPLEKTGSRIAAGVALVPPSDLTNYVWSTPGLADQYRSFPGLDISKEEAKAVSPLYHVTPDDSPCLIISGGKDTLVLPEQGRMIHEKMDATDVENKFVLYENSGHGLEKDMPSAISESLQWFKQHLGAGE, encoded by the coding sequence ATGAAGCTTCGCATGGTAAAGTCGCCGTCTCGGTTGCTCGTGTGTGTGACCGTTGTTTCGATGCTTTGCGGATCAAGTCTTGGCAACGTCGCGATCGCTCAATCGACCGACGATGGGTATCGCGAAGTGATCTATGGCCATAAAGATGGCTTGGCGATGACGTTTGATGTTTTCGACCCGACGGTAACGGCCAATGGGGCAGCCGTTGTGTTCATTGTCAGCGGTGGCTGGCGATCGAAGTGGAATCCGCCGGAGCAGACCAAGTTCATTCTCTCTCCGTTCATGGCGTCCGGTTACAAAGTGTTCGCGGTTCGTCATGGTAGCAGTCCACGATATTCAATTGCCGAAGCGGTTTCCGACGTGCGTCAGGCGATTCGTGTGATCCGGCGCGATAGCGAAACCTATAAGATCGATCCCGAACGTATCGGCGTGATCGGAATGAGTGCCGGTGGTCACCTGACACTGATGCTGGCGACGACCGGTGATGATGGCGACTTCGATGGGAAAACACCTTTGGAAAAAACCGGCAGCCGAATCGCTGCGGGTGTCGCTTTGGTGCCGCCCAGCGATTTAACTAACTACGTCTGGAGTACGCCAGGTTTGGCGGATCAGTATCGATCCTTTCCGGGGTTGGACATTTCCAAGGAAGAAGCCAAGGCGGTTTCGCCGCTGTATCACGTCACGCCGGATGATTCCCCCTGCCTGATTATCTCCGGTGGTAAGGACACGCTCGTTCTTCCGGAGCAAGGACGGATGATCCACGAGAAAATGGATGCCACCGATGTGGAAAACAAATTCGTGCTTTACGAAAACTCCGGGCACGGTTTGGAAAAAGACATGCCGAGTGCAATTTCGGAATCGCTCCAATGGTTCAAGCAACATCTCGGTGCAGGTGAATAG
- a CDS encoding T6SS immunity protein Tdi1 domain-containing protein has product MPITMNDLTISPSGVDMDDLLSDWEWAMPEPLRPVLLTAMGDVFAQGESGAVYFIDMVEGMIKSVADDGPSFQSLLSDTKFVTDHMFPSRIIQLRNAGKLLAPNHVYSHAQPLVLGGNDDTDNVEVTDVSVHVGIHGQIHRQVKDLPDGASIDSIKIE; this is encoded by the coding sequence ATGCCCATTACGATGAACGATCTCACAATAAGCCCTAGTGGTGTGGACATGGATGATCTACTGAGCGACTGGGAATGGGCGATGCCAGAACCTCTTCGTCCGGTTCTCCTTACTGCAATGGGTGACGTTTTCGCTCAAGGCGAATCGGGTGCGGTGTACTTCATCGACATGGTCGAGGGAATGATCAAATCGGTTGCTGACGATGGTCCGTCGTTCCAATCTCTTCTATCAGATACAAAATTCGTGACCGACCATATGTTCCCTTCGCGGATCATTCAGCTACGGAACGCCGGAAAGTTACTGGCGCCCAATCACGTCTACAGTCACGCGCAGCCGTTGGTGCTTGGGGGCAATGATGATACGGACAACGTCGAAGTGACCGACGTCAGTGTTCATGTTGGCATCCATGGCCAGATTCACCGTCAGGTCAAAGATCTTCCGGACGGTGCATCCATCGACAGCATCAAAATCGAGTGA
- a CDS encoding ankyrin repeat domain-containing protein codes for MNEVQQAAFELQLLKLKQFRGQGYDLAGTLLAACSAHDPHADRQTHVIRYLIQEGVSVNETDKNGVTPLHRAVRFRSLAATVELIQAGANVNAVDKRSGSTALHRAVTQTGAPSTKGKRAVAVEIIKCLLGAGVDHRLRNKVDKTAMDYIKSDQVRSAFGQICDG; via the coding sequence ATGAACGAAGTTCAGCAAGCCGCATTTGAACTCCAGTTGTTGAAGCTGAAACAGTTTCGAGGGCAGGGATATGATCTTGCCGGAACCTTGCTTGCCGCCTGTTCAGCACACGATCCGCATGCCGATCGTCAAACGCACGTCATTCGTTATCTGATTCAGGAGGGCGTCTCGGTCAACGAGACTGATAAAAACGGCGTGACACCGCTGCACCGCGCGGTCCGTTTCAGAAGCCTTGCCGCAACAGTCGAACTGATCCAAGCAGGTGCGAATGTTAACGCAGTTGACAAGCGGTCGGGCTCCACAGCACTTCATCGCGCGGTAACGCAAACCGGCGCACCATCGACCAAGGGCAAGCGGGCCGTCGCTGTGGAGATCATCAAATGCCTGCTTGGCGCAGGCGTCGATCATCGTCTGCGCAACAAGGTCGACAAGACCGCGATGGATTACATCAAATCTGATCAGGTGCGGTCGGCGTTTGGACAGATTTGCGATGGCTGA